The genome window CGGCGTGATCGACGAGTTGTGCGTGATCCGCTCGATGCACACCGACATCCCCAATCACGAGCCCGGACTTCTGATCATGAATTCGGGGAACTCGCAGCCGACGCGGCCGAGCCTGGGTTCGTGGCTGACCTACGGCCTTGGGACCGAGAACCAGAATCTTCCCGGGTACGTTGTCCTCTGTCCCGGGAAGCCGGTTGTCGGTCCGCAGCTGTGGGGGAGCAGTTTTCTGCCGGGAATCTTCCAGGGCTGCCACATCAACAACAGTAAGCTCGACCCGCAGACCGTCATCCAGCACGTCCACAACGCGAACATGCCTCCGGCGGTCCAGCGGCGGCAGGTTGACCTGCTGCAGCAGCTCAACACGATGCACCAGGAACAGCATTCCGACGATCCGCAGCTCGATGCGCGGATCCAGTCGTTCGAGATGGCGTTCCGGCTGCAGTTCGCCGCACAGGAAGTGTTTGAGCTGAAGAGTGAGACGCAGGCGACGCGGGACCTGTATGGGGCGGGGCAGTTCGCGGATGCCTGCCTCGTCGCGCGGCGGATGGTGGAGCGGGGAGTTCGGATGGTCCAGCTCTACTACGGCGGCGGCCAGCCGTGGGATGACCATGGCGACATCATGAATCACGCCGACCATGCCAAGAAGAGCGATCAGGCGATTGCGGGGCTGATCCGTGACCTCAAGAGTCGGGGGCTTCTGGAGGAGACGCTTGTGGTCTGGGGGGGCGAGTTCGGTCGGACGCCGTGGTCGCAGGGGGCGAAGGGGCGGGACCATCACAGTCGTGGGTTTACGATGTGGATGGCGGGCGCGGGCGTGAAGGGGGGCCTGGCTTACGGGACGACCGACGCGTTCGGGAACATGGCGGCGGACAACCCGGTCCATGTCCACGATCTGCATGCCACGATTCTGCATCTGATGGGGCTGGACCATGAGCGGCTCACGTACCGTTACAGCGGGCGCGATTTCCGGCTGACGGACGTGCATGGTAGGGTCGTCCACGACATCCTCGCGTGACATCGCCGAGGCTCACTATCACAGCGGGTCCAGGGGTCCCCCCTGGTGGGGAGTGCAGAGGGGCAACGCCCCTTTGCCCGCCGGAGGCCGTCTCGTCGAGAGATGTCTGAAGGAGCGCGTGTCCAAACGCGGACACCGTGCCGTATGCCCCCTCACCAACCCGCGGGGATTCCAAAGCGAACGGTGAGACGTAAGGGA of Planctomyces sp. SH-PL14 contains these proteins:
- a CDS encoding DUF1501 domain-containing protein, giving the protein MTPSPRLSRRHLLSQMGAGFGTLGLASVLTEGGLLSSSADAAPAAASPLAPRSPHFAARAKRVIFLFMNGGPSHVDTFDPKPDLARYAGQQPEELTKNYQRSVGKLFPSPFKFGKYGENGIDVSELYPHVAGVIDELCVIRSMHTDIPNHEPGLLIMNSGNSQPTRPSLGSWLTYGLGTENQNLPGYVVLCPGKPVVGPQLWGSSFLPGIFQGCHINNSKLDPQTVIQHVHNANMPPAVQRRQVDLLQQLNTMHQEQHSDDPQLDARIQSFEMAFRLQFAAQEVFELKSETQATRDLYGAGQFADACLVARRMVERGVRMVQLYYGGGQPWDDHGDIMNHADHAKKSDQAIAGLIRDLKSRGLLEETLVVWGGEFGRTPWSQGAKGRDHHSRGFTMWMAGAGVKGGLAYGTTDAFGNMAADNPVHVHDLHATILHLMGLDHERLTYRYSGRDFRLTDVHGRVVHDILA